A genome region from Magnolia sinica isolate HGM2019 chromosome 8, MsV1, whole genome shotgun sequence includes the following:
- the LOC131253709 gene encoding probable serine/threonine-protein kinase PBL8, whose amino-acid sequence MGNCGTREESAVVANAQVQQLQNPPSEKKHNRSFSDLSDPSTPRNIEDSRKNAVLYTNVIAFTLFELETITKSFRSDYVLGEGGFGTVYKGYIDENVRVGLKSLPVAVKVLNKEGLQGHREWLTEVNFLGQLRHPNLVKLIGYCCEDDHRLLVYEFMFRGSLENHLFRKTAVPLSWATRMMIALGAAKGLAFLHNAERPVIYRDFKTSNILLDSDYTAKLSDFGLAKAGPQGDESHVSTRVMGTYGYAAPEYVMTGHLTARSDVYSFGVVLLELLTGRRSVDKTRPSKEQSLVDWARPKLNDKRKMLQIIDPRLEDQYSVRAAQKACSLAYYCLSQNPKARPLMSDVVETLEPLQSSGAGEAPTLRPVAVGLPNYRTHQRFTGNGTGCRSPSPNCSGSPAACRVR is encoded by the exons ATGGGAAACTGCGGTACCAGAGAGGAGTCTGCCGTCGTTGCTAACGCTCAAG TTCAGCAACTGCAAAACCCCCCCTCTGAGAAGAAACACAACCGTTCTTTCTCGGATTTAAGTGATCCTTCAACACCTCGAAACATTGAAGATTCAAGAAAAAATGCAGTGTTATACACTAATGTAATTGCCTTTACCTTGTTCGAACTCGAGACCATCACCAAGAGCTTCCGTTCAGATTATGTCCTCGGCGAAGGTGGATTTGGAACTGTGTATAAGGGATACATAGATGAGAATGTGAGGGTTGGTCTTAAATCTCTCCCTGTTGCTGTCAAGGTCCTCAACAAGGAAGGCCTTCAGGGACATAGAGAATGGCTT ACGGAGGTTAATTTTCTAGGGCAGCTGAGGCATCCTAATCTGGTGAAGTTGATAGGGTATTGCTGTGAGGATGATCATCGATTACTTGTCTATGAGTTCATGTTCCGTGGCAGCCTTGAGAACCACTTGTTCCGAA AAACAGCTGTTCCATTATCTTGGGCGACGAGAATGATGATCGCACTTGGAGCTGCCAAAGGGCTTGCTTTCCTTCACAATGCCGAAAGGCCCGTTATCTACCGGGACTTCAAGACCTCAAATATATTGTTGGACTCT GATTATACAGCCAAACTTTCTGATTTTGGGCTTGCAAAAGCTGGACCGCAGGGAGATGAGAGTCATGTGTCAACACGTGTAATGGGAACCTATGGATATGCTGCACCCGAGTATGTAATGACAG GTCACTTGACTGCCAGGAGTGATGTCTACAGCTTTGGTGTTGTCCTTCTCGAGTTGTTGACAGGCAGACGGTCTGTGGACAAGACCCGGCCAAGCAAGGAACAGAGCTTGGTTGACTGGGCACGTCCCAAGCTCAATGACAAGCGAAAGATGCTGCAGATCATTGACCCCAGATTAGAAGATCAGTATTCTGTGAGGGCCGCACAGAAAGCCTGCAGCTTGGCCTACTATTGCCTTAGCCAAAACCCCAAGGCAAGGCCCCTCATGAGTGATGTTGTTGAGACACTGGAGCCCCTACAAAGCAGTGGTGCAGGCGAAGCCCCAACCCTGAGACCTGTGGCAGTAGGACTCCCCAATTACCGCACACACCAGAGGTTCACAGGCAATGGCACAGGTTGCCGGTCACCCAGCCCCAATTGCTCGGGTAGCCCTGCCGCCTGCAGAGTGAGATGA